The genome window GACGATTTTACTAGCTTTTTCATTTTAACTCTTTTTTGACACATTCGCAAAAGTGAGATGCACCCCTTGCATTTGGCACTATTTTTAGGAACAGGCAAGATGCCTGGGTGCATCTCACTTTGGCACATATATCAAATTGAAAGTTGACCGTTGAGATAAGCACAGCGAAGAGCAAGGATAGAGGAAACGTTCTCAATATTCCACCCGGCCCCCGATATTTTCACCCTTAATCCAATGCGTTTTATTGTTGATTCCACTGTTCCAGAACCAATCGAACTTATGGATTCTTCTTTGTAGTATTGGTAATTTACTATTCGGCAGCGATGGGTCTCTAAATAATTGCAAAACGTTTTAAATGCTCGATCTTTAAAGTATTTAAATAAATCTATAACTTCATCTATTTTGCCTTGCCATAACATATTTTCTGCTGATTTCAATTGTTTTATTGAACCCCCTACCTTGTAGATATTTTCTTTGATATGATACCAATCTAAGATTTCTTGTCTTTGTTCATTATCTCCAATTTCTTTAAATATGTTCCAAATCCCGGCATGGCCATCTCCTATGCAATACATAGGGTGTAGTAATGGCTAGTAGTCCAATCAATTAAATCTTGATTATTTTGAAACCCACATTCCGCAGGTACGATCGCGCGCTCAAGTATTTTTAAAAGATGAACAATATTGAAGCGTCTGATATTAGAGTACAAGATCTTGACCACTGCGGACTAATTGCTGGCATTTGTGATGAGATCGGATTAGTCGAGCGCGACCTGAAATGGTCGTTTAGGAATAAAAAATAAATAAGTTGATGGTAATTGCTCAACCCCCTTGACAAGAGAACGAGATAGACATTAGATAGAGGAATGAAAAAACTCCCTGACCTAAAACAACTATCAGACGAGGCAAAAGACGCCTTGATAGTAGAGCTATGGCAGGAAATTCAAAAACTGCGTGCAGCATTATCCACTGACGCATCAAAAACAGACTCATCCCCCACCAAAACCAGCTCGAATTCCAGCACTCCACCATCGAAAGGATTCAAGCCCAACATCAAGTCGAAGCCATCGAAAATAGAATCCGTCAAAAGACAAAAAAGCATTGGCAGAACAGGAGGGGGAAGACATCTACATCCCGAACCCGACCAAATCATTATCGCTCAAATCAAAAGTTGCCCCCAGTGTTCAGAAACAATAACTGCCACAACCCAAAAATTGCAATCCGTCTATGACAAAATTGAACTACCACCAATTCGCCCGATCGTAACGCGCATTGAACGTTATGGCGGTCGCTGCCCCTGTTGTCAAACCGAGTATCTTGCCCCAGTACCTGCTGGAATGGAACCAGGTTCACCATTTGGCCGGGAGATTCAAAGCTCGCGTCACATATCTGCGCTACACTCATGCGATCGGCTACGAACGGCTGTCGGGAATCTTGTCATCCGTTTTTGGACTCAAGATCTCAGAAGGAGCGATCGCCAACCTTTTAAGTACAGTCAAAACCAGTTTAGATGAGCAAGTAAATCAAATACTACAACGTTTGCGACAGGCAAAATTAATTTGCGGGCGATGAAACCAGTGCCAGAGTAAACGGACAAAACCAATGGGAGTGGGTGTTTCAGAACCAAGATATTTGCCTGCATGTCATCCGTCCCAGTCGAGGGGCTGGAGTAATTAGTGAAGTTCTCGGGGAACATCGCCCGCAACTGTGGGTATCAGATCTTTTTAGCGCTCAAAAAAATCACCCAGCAGCACAATGGCAGGTGTGTTTAGCCCATCAACTACGGGATTGCCAATATGCGATTGATGCAGGAGACAAGATTTTTGCCCCAGCGATGAAGAGGTTATTATTAAGGGCCTTTGTCATCCATCGACGACGCGACAGGATGGACGAGACAAAGCTGGAGAGATATCGCAGCAATTTACGAGAAAGATTAACCAGAATTTTGAGTTTAGCCCCATATCAGCCGGATGGTGTCCGGTTACGAAAACGCTATGGCGAGTTGATGGATAATTTGTTTTTATTTCTGGAAGATGTGACAATTCCACCCACAAATAATTCGAGCGAACA of Oscillatoria nigro-viridis PCC 7112 contains these proteins:
- a CDS encoding IS66 family transposase; the protein is MAVAAPVVKPSILPQYLLEWNQVHHLAGRFKARVTYLRYTHAIGYERLSGILSSVFGLKISEGAIANLLSTVKTSLDEQVNQILQRLRQAKLICGR
- a CDS encoding IS66 family transposase — encoded protein: MFQNQDICLHVIRPSRGAGVISEVLGEHRPQLWVSDLFSAQKNHPAAQWQVCLAHQLRDCQYAIDAGDKIFAPAMKRLLLRAFVIHRRRDRMDETKLERYRSNLRERLTRILSLAPYQPDGVRLRKRYGELMDNLFLFLEDVTIPPTNNSSEQAIRMSVIFRRVTNCFRSEWGRDLFAAVRSVVNTGKRQGLTAYQAIQKALSLHGSLFSPS